In the Psychromicrobium lacuslunae genome, AGATTGAGAACCAGCACGGTAAGATCGCCGAAATCTTCGCCTCCCGGGGTGAGGCGTGGTTCCGGCAGGTCGAGGCGCGCTGCGTCGCTCAGCTGCTCGCACAATCGAAACCTTTTGTACTCTCTCTGGGTGGCGGAGCGGTTTTGGATACCGGCACCCAGCAGCTACTCAGCGCTCACACCGTGGTCTACTTATCGGCTAGCAGCGATCACGTCAGGGCTCGACTGTTGCGCTCCACCAATCGACCGCTGCTGCAGAGCGAAGATCCCGTGGCCCGCTGGGAAAAACTACTCAAGGACCGCGCTTGTGTTTACCAGCGGCTCGCGGATCTGACCTTAGAGATTGAAGATCACAAGGCATCGGAGCTAGCTCGGCTGATCATTGATCAGCTAAGTCGAACGGTGCAAGGAGAAAGCAATGAATGATACTGAAACGGTCATTGAGATCACCGGCACTCAACCGTCCGAGAATTATGCTGTGCTGGTTGGCCGCGGTTTGCTCGGTAAACTGCCGACGCTGCTCGGCGAAAGGGTCCGTCGGGTCCTAGTGGTACACCCGCGTGCGCTTCGGCTGACTGGGGATACTGTGCGGGATGAGCTTACCGCCGCGGGCTTCACTGCGGTAACCGCTGAAATCCCCGATGCTGAAGAAGGCAAACACATTCAGGTCGCTGCTTTTTGCTGGCAGGTGCTGGGCCAGAATGACTTCACTCGCTCTGACGCCGTGGTTTCGGTCGGTGGCGGCGCAGTATCCGATCTGGCCGGCTTTGTCGCCGCCACCTGGTTGCGCGGCGTCAAAGTGATTCATTTGCCCACCAGCCTGCTCGGCATGGTGGACGCCGCAGTGGGCGGTAAAACGGGTATCAATACCGCTGAGGGTAAGAACCTGGTGGGCGCGTTTCACCCGCCCGCGGCTGTGCTGGCAGACCTGGACGCTTTGCAGACCTTGCCTGCCAATGAATTAATTTCCGGCATGGCCGAGGTGGTGAAATGTGGTTTCATCGCAGACCCGAAAATTCTGGAGCTCGTCGAAGCCGACCCGCAAGCGGTGAAAGATCCTGGATCAGAAGTGCTCCGTGAGTTGATCGAGCGAGCGATCGCGGTCAAGGCCGAGGTGGTTTCGCAGGATCTGAAGGAGTCTGGGCGGCGAGAATTCTTGAACTATGGCCACACCCTCGGCCATGCCATCGAATTGGTTGAGCGATATTCCTGGCGACACGGTGCTGCTGTGTCCGTCGGGATGATGTTTGCCGCCGAACTTGCTCGTAGTGTCGGTCGACTCAGCGACGAGGTGGCGGATCGTCATCGCAGCGTGCTGGAATCCCTCGGTCTGCCGACCAGTTACCGCCGGGATCGCTGGCAAGGACTGCTGGACGGGATGCGTCGGGATAAGAAATCTCGCGGTGATTTACTGCGCTTCGTGGTTCTTGACGACGTTGCGAAACCGGGGATTCTGGATGTGCCAGATACCTCGTTACTTTTCGCCGCATATCAGGAGATTGCCGAATGAGTGAGTATTCAGATTTTGCTGACTGGCCAGAAAGCGGCTTCCCGGGGATTGCTATTAATCCTGAGACCCTGTTGAGCGAGGTAGTCGACGCGGAGCAATGCGAAGCTGCGTTGCGGGCGACCGACGACGCAGCGGCGCAGGTTTTCGTGCTGTTGGCCAAGGGTGAAAACAGCAAGGCAGCGGAGCTGATTGCCGAAGCGCGATTGGCCGAGCCTGGTTCATTGCCGTTGAGAATCCTCGAAGCGGACCTCTCCGCGGCGGTGCATGAAAACGAGCGGGCAATCCGTCGATTGCGGAACCTGAGCGCTGAGTTTGGCGGTAGCGAGATGGCGGCAGTGATTCGGCAGCATCTCGGCAAAGCGTATTTCCGCGCGGGCCAATATCAGGCTGCCGCGAACAGCTTTTCAACGGCCCTGGAATTGCGGGTGGCCGCAGGCGCTGCTGCGCCGCTGATTTACTCCTCCACGGTGGCCCTGCAACGGGCGCGGGAAATGGCCGAGCGCGCCGAATCAGTGGCCTGAATCAAGAGCGTGAAAAACGCGATAGAATAAGTGCTGGTTTTTTGACAAGTTGAACATCCCCGGCTGAACTTTCAGGAAGAGACACAGTGGCAACTACTAACGATATTAAAAACGGAACGGTGCTGAACCTCGACGGGCAGCTTTGGAATGTTATTGAGTTCCAGCACGTCAAGCCCGGCAAGGGTGGCGCTTTTGTGCGCACCAAGATCCGCAATGTGCTCTCCGGCAAGGTGGTCGACAAGACTTTTAACGCTGGTCTGAAGATTGAAACCGCGACCGTTGACCGTCGTGATTACCAGTACCTGTACCAGGACGGCGAGGATTTCATCTTCATGGACACCCAAGATTATGACCAGATCACCGTTTCCGCTGCTGTTGTCGGTGACGCTGTGAACTTTATGCTGGAAAATCAGAACGTCAACATTGCTCTGCATGAAGGTACTCCTTTGTACCTGGAACTGCCGGCTTCGGTGATCTTGGAGATCACCTACACCGAGCCAGGCCTGCAGGGCGACCGTTCCTCAGCGGGAACCAAGGGTGCCACCCTGGAGACCGGTTACGAGATCCAGGTTCCGCTGTTCGTTGAGCAGGGCACCAAGGTCAAAGTGGATACCCGTGATGGCAGCTACCTGGGCCGAGTTAACTAGTGAGTTCTGCTAGCAACGGCAACACCGGTAATAGTGGTTCCCGGGCCCGGAGCAAAGCGCGGCGTCGTGCCCTGGATATTCTTTTCGAATCAGGTCAGCGGGAGATGGCTGCCTCGGAGATTCTGCAATTGCGCCGCGAAAGCACCGACCAGATTATTGCTCCTTACACGGTAGAGCTGATCGACGGTGTCACCGCGCAGCAAGAGACAATCGATGAGTTTTTGCAGACCTACGCCAAGGGATGGACGCTCGAGCGGATGCCCGCGGTAGACCTGATTATCCTAAGGATCGGCAGCTGGGAATTGCTCTATAACGAGGAGATTCCAGACGGCGTCGCGGTGAGTGAAGCAGTCGAACTAGCCAAGGCTCTTTCGACGGATGAATCCCCGCAGTTCGTGAACGGTCTGCTGGGACGACTACAGCAACTCAAACCGACACTGCTGGCTTAGCCACCAATCGAGATCTGAATCACGAAGGCGCCGCCCACCACTAAGGTGGGCGGCGCCTTCGTCGTTCCGGTCCCCTCGAGCGCGGTGGCACGTTCGCGGCCTCAACTATCGGTGAGTGTGCAGATCTACATGTTTTGAATGCTTCTTAAGATGTAGATCTGCACACTCGGCGGGGCGGTGCTGGGCTTAGCCGAGCACCAGAGGTCTTAGCGCGGTGATCTCGTCAAGCAGGCCTTGTTCATCTTGCTGGTTCTGCCGTTGACTAGCGCCCACTAGGATGCGTTGCCTGGTGTAGGCCAATGAGGTCGACTTGCGGATAAATTCCTTCATCGGCTGTGTCCGACGGTACGTTTTCGCCCAGGCCATGGCATTGCGTCGACCAGCCGGGGTCGCGATCATATTGACCTCCTCCGGGGTGAACCAGCCGCTTTGCGCATATTCGGCCAACCTTCGATGGGTCAGCTTGGCTTCGGATTTGCGCAGGAAGTAGATGCCAACCCCCCAAAGTACGATCAGCGGACCTTCGTAGACCACCGACTGTAAGAAGACAGAGCCAAGGAAACTGGCGATATCGGTTGGTTCGAATAATGAAGGAGCACTGTTCCAGATGTAGTGGAAGATCATCGCCGGGATGAGACCGATGAAGAAGAAGCCGATAATCATTCCGGAGTTGCCCTTACGAGCCGCGTAGCCGACCGCGACGCCGGTACAAGCGGTATAGAGCGCATGGCCGAAGGGGCTGAAAATACCTCGAATGATGAAGATGATGCTAAGGCTCAGCGCACCGCCGTCGGGATCAACGAAGGTTCTGCCGAAGTACTGGATGTTTTCAGTGAAGGCGAAGCCTGCCGCGATGGTAGCGGCGTAAACCACGCCGTCGACCGGGCCGTCAAAGTATTTCCGGGCGAAGAGTGCAATCAGCAAGATGCCGAGACCCTTAGAGAACTCCTCAACCGGTGGAGCCTCAAAGCTGGCGAGCCATTGCGAAGCCTCGGCCTTGGAGAGGTCGTCAGGCATGAAGAGTTTGATCCAGACTGGCTGGATCAGCAGCGTGGTGCCAATCGATCCGGCAGCACCCCAGAGTAGCGCAAAGCCAAGCATCCAGCGCGGCTCCGGTTCCCAGCGGTCGATGAAGTAGACGGTGAGCAGCACCGCAGCCAAGGGGAAGAGGGACAGCAAGAACCCGACCATGATGCCAGCCGGGCCAGCGGCGCGGTAAAGGTTCGGTAGCACCAGGAAAATCGCGAGCAGTGCCACCACAATGCAGGTGATAGCCACCAAGAGCACCACATTGAGAGTTCGCTTGGTGCGGCGAGCTTGCTGATGCGTCCAGACCGGCTGAATCGGCTGCGTCGGTGCATAGTTCGGTGCCGGCGTGTAGTTTTGCGGTTCGACCTGGCCCATCCAGGTCGGGTTGAGCGGCGTATAGGCCTGTTGTGATTGCTGGAACCCGTCATACTGAGCGAATTGCTGCTGGCCGAATTGCTGTTGGTTAAACTGCTGAGCTGGCTGTTGAGCGGGTTGTCCCTGGGGCCAGTCCTGATGTGCTTGCTCCTGCTGGTAGCCGTAATAACCTTGTTGGCCCTGATCGTAGGCTTGCTGCGGATATTCGGAGTAGCCCTGCTGCGAAGCAGTGTTGTCATAGTAGCCTTGTTGCTGCTCAAGCGGCGCCTGCGGGTAGATTGGCTGACCGTATTGGTCGTATTGTTGGCCCTCCGGCTGTTGCCAATGCTGCGGTTGATTGGGGTCTTGCCACGGGCTGCTCATAGCCCATACTTTACGGTGCTCCGGCGGTCGAAACCAAGAAGTTGCGCTAATCGCCGGGCAAACTGCTGTGGTAGTTTTTAACTGCAATGATCCACTTTAATTCCGTCCTGTGAGGCGGGGAAGGGGGCATCGGCATGAACAACTCTGTTCAAACCACGCAGGCCAGTAATGGTCGAGTGGTTTTGAGTAGTGCGGACATCGACCGTGCACTGACGCGCATTGCGCATGAAATCCTCGAAGCTAATCGAGGTGCTGAGCAACTAGTTTTGCTCGGAATTCCGCGCCGAGGTTTTCCTTTGGCGCGAAGACTGGCGGAAAAAATTGCCAGCGTGGAACCGAAAATCAACCCCGACGATATTTTGGGGCAACTCGATGTCACGATGTTCCGGGACGACCTTTCCCGGCAGCCAACCCGGGCGCCACAACGCACCCAGCTACCCACCACGGGCATTGACAATCGGGTGGTGGTACTGGTTGATGACGTGCTCTACTCCGGTCGGACGATCAGGGCTGCACTCGATGCGCTCGTCGACCTGGGTCGCCCCACCATCGTACGGCTAGCGGTGCTGGTCGATCGAGGGCACCGTGAGCTGCCGATCCGCGCCGACTACGTCGGCAAGAACCTGCCCACTTCCTCCAGCGAACGGGTTCGCGTGCATTTGGCCGAGACCGACGATGGCGCGGAGCAAGTGATCATCGAGGGCCCAGCAA is a window encoding:
- the nusB gene encoding transcription antitermination factor NusB, which encodes MSSASNGNTGNSGSRARSKARRRALDILFESGQREMAASEILQLRRESTDQIIAPYTVELIDGVTAQQETIDEFLQTYAKGWTLERMPAVDLIILRIGSWELLYNEEIPDGVAVSEAVELAKALSTDESPQFVNGLLGRLQQLKPTLLA
- a CDS encoding shikimate kinase, translated to MTPSDAALGPEKLPNSIVLIGPMAVGKTTLGLELARQLGRDFIDSDQQIENQHGKIAEIFASRGEAWFRQVEARCVAQLLAQSKPFVLSLGGGAVLDTGTQQLLSAHTVVYLSASSDHVRARLLRSTNRPLLQSEDPVARWEKLLKDRACVYQRLADLTLEIEDHKASELARLIIDQLSRTVQGESNE
- the pyrR gene encoding bifunctional pyr operon transcriptional regulator/uracil phosphoribosyltransferase PyrR → MNNSVQTTQASNGRVVLSSADIDRALTRIAHEILEANRGAEQLVLLGIPRRGFPLARRLAEKIASVEPKINPDDILGQLDVTMFRDDLSRQPTRAPQRTQLPTTGIDNRVVVLVDDVLYSGRTIRAALDALVDLGRPTIVRLAVLVDRGHRELPIRADYVGKNLPTSSSERVRVHLAETDDGAEQVIIEGPATAGESS
- the efp gene encoding elongation factor P, with translation MATTNDIKNGTVLNLDGQLWNVIEFQHVKPGKGGAFVRTKIRNVLSGKVVDKTFNAGLKIETATVDRRDYQYLYQDGEDFIFMDTQDYDQITVSAAVVGDAVNFMLENQNVNIALHEGTPLYLELPASVILEITYTEPGLQGDRSSAGTKGATLETGYEIQVPLFVEQGTKVKVDTRDGSYLGRVN
- the aroB gene encoding 3-dehydroquinate synthase, which encodes MNDTETVIEITGTQPSENYAVLVGRGLLGKLPTLLGERVRRVLVVHPRALRLTGDTVRDELTAAGFTAVTAEIPDAEEGKHIQVAAFCWQVLGQNDFTRSDAVVSVGGGAVSDLAGFVAATWLRGVKVIHLPTSLLGMVDAAVGGKTGINTAEGKNLVGAFHPPAAVLADLDALQTLPANELISGMAEVVKCGFIADPKILELVEADPQAVKDPGSEVLRELIERAIAVKAEVVSQDLKESGRREFLNYGHTLGHAIELVERYSWRHGAAVSVGMMFAAELARSVGRLSDEVADRHRSVLESLGLPTSYRRDRWQGLLDGMRRDKKSRGDLLRFVVLDDVAKPGILDVPDTSLLFAAYQEIAE
- a CDS encoding PrsW family intramembrane metalloprotease; the protein is MSSPWQDPNQPQHWQQPEGQQYDQYGQPIYPQAPLEQQQGYYDNTASQQGYSEYPQQAYDQGQQGYYGYQQEQAHQDWPQGQPAQQPAQQFNQQQFGQQQFAQYDGFQQSQQAYTPLNPTWMGQVEPQNYTPAPNYAPTQPIQPVWTHQQARRTKRTLNVVLLVAITCIVVALLAIFLVLPNLYRAAGPAGIMVGFLLSLFPLAAVLLTVYFIDRWEPEPRWMLGFALLWGAAGSIGTTLLIQPVWIKLFMPDDLSKAEASQWLASFEAPPVEEFSKGLGILLIALFARKYFDGPVDGVVYAATIAAGFAFTENIQYFGRTFVDPDGGALSLSIIFIIRGIFSPFGHALYTACTGVAVGYAARKGNSGMIIGFFFIGLIPAMIFHYIWNSAPSLFEPTDIASFLGSVFLQSVVYEGPLIVLWGVGIYFLRKSEAKLTHRRLAEYAQSGWFTPEEVNMIATPAGRRNAMAWAKTYRRTQPMKEFIRKSTSLAYTRQRILVGASQRQNQQDEQGLLDEITALRPLVLG
- a CDS encoding tetratricopeptide repeat protein, with protein sequence MSEYSDFADWPESGFPGIAINPETLLSEVVDAEQCEAALRATDDAAAQVFVLLAKGENSKAAELIAEARLAEPGSLPLRILEADLSAAVHENERAIRRLRNLSAEFGGSEMAAVIRQHLGKAYFRAGQYQAAANSFSTALELRVAAGAAAPLIYSSTVALQRAREMAERAESVA